The window TATTAATGATAACTTTAAGCGCGAAGTAAAAGATAAGATTGCCACCCTGGGCATGGGGCTCGAAAATAAAATTGAGCAATCCATGGGCACACTCTCGGGCGGGCAGAGGCAGGCCCTTACGCTTTTAATGAGTGTGATAGATAGCTGCAAGGTTTTACTGTTGGACGAACCTACGGCAGCGCTCGACCCCCGCTCGGCCGATGTAGTCATGCGCACTGCAGATAAGCTGATTAGCGATTTTAAATTAACCGCTATATTGATTACCCATAACTTAAAAGACGCCTACACCTATGGCACACGAATAATACAAATGGGAGAGGGGTTGGTAATCAATGATTTAAATCGACAAGAAAAGGCAGGTTTAAAACAAAATGACCTTTTTGACTGGTTTGCTTAAAAACTGGCAAAGTAATTGTAATGGTATTAGTACCATGAAAAACAATAATTTTGAAAATATATTCGACGCCTACCAGTTGGTAGCCGGCGCAAAAATAAAAGGAAAACAACAAGACGAAATTTTCGAGCTTGGAACCTACGATGCCCTTAAACGTGGCTATACCCTTTACCCGCTTGATCACGGCGTTAGATACGACGATTTTAGCGTACTGGTATCTGAAAGGGAATTGAAAAACAATTTTATGATTGAAGCAGGTAGAGGGAATACGGCTATTGCGGCGTAGTTATCTTAAAGTCATTATTCACTTTGATGGATTTTTCACACTAAGTGGTTAAAACCGGGCCTGGAAGTAGCAG is drawn from Mucilaginibacter ginsenosidivorax and contains these coding sequences:
- a CDS encoding ABC transporter ATP-binding protein; the protein is MIAINNVHKVFNKGKANQVNAVNGITLQIKSQEFLVIVGSNGSGKTTLLNLVAGSVMPDSGTIVIDDNDVTKLADYKRSQWIARVFQNPMSGTASDLSILDNFRLAAIRTKPKGLSIGINDNFKREVKDKIATLGMGLENKIEQSMGTLSGGQRQALTLLMSVIDSCKVLLLDEPTAALDPRSADVVMRTADKLISDFKLTAILITHNLKDAYTYGTRIIQMGEGLVINDLNRQEKAGLKQNDLFDWFA